In Pirellulales bacterium, the sequence GCGATGCGGGCGGCGAACATGAAGACGTGCCGGCCGCACAAATCCAACATCGCGCCAACCGACATTTCGGCCAAAAACGCGGATTCTCTTGGGCGCTGCCGGTGCTGAAGGACTGCTTCCAAGCGGACGGGCTCACGGGCAACTTGATGGGCACTGCCGGAGTGCTGAGCAAATTCGCGCTCATTCGCCAGCATCAAGTGCCGCAAGGCGGTGCCGAATTGATGCGCGCCCAAATTCAAGCCGATCAAGCGGCATACGGGCCGCCGATCGGGCAGAACGGCACGCCGCCGATCCAACCCACTGAGTCGGCCGAACGATACCCGGAAGGGGCCATCGTCGATTCCAGCGCATCGACTGAGTACAAGACGCTCGACGGGGTCAACTACGCCCAATTTGGCGAAGCGCTCGATATGGCCCTGCGCAAGATTAGCTCCCACTTTTTCTTGCCGATGGGCATCTTCGCGCAGGACAAGTCCGAGCGGGGCAGCTACGCCGCCGAGATTGCCAGCGGCTCTTGGAACGAACGAAACATCAAGAAATTTCAGGATAAGTGGAAGCGCCGCGACTTGGCGCTTATGGCGATGTGCGGCATCGACGTTAGCGAAGTCGATGTGACGGCGCCCGAGATTGCCACGCCGGACAAAGCGGCGGCCGTGCAAGAGGAAGACATGATGATTCGCAACAAATGCCGCTCACGGCAGACGGTGTGCGAGTCACACGGTGGCGATTGGGAACAAGAAAAACAGCGGATGCTCGCCGAGAAAAAAGACTTGGCAGACCTGTTTGAAGAGCCGGCCAATGAACTGGCGGCGGAAAACCGAAACACCAGCGAGGAATAGCATGGCCCGTTTTGTTGAATTCGAGACCACCATTGCCGAATTTGACGCCGCCGATCCCTACCTGCTGCGCAACGTCCGCGTGCTGGGCGTCGAGTCTCGCAATGGCGGCGGCCGCAAGTATCGGCTCGATGCACTGCGGGCAGCGATCCCGTTGTTTGAATCGGAAGGCGTGTGCTGCAATCACGACTACACCGCGGCTGAGCGTGGCCGGCCTCGTGGATATACGGAACGCGTTGGCGTTCTCCGCAATATGCGTTGCGACGATGTCGGCCTGTTTGGCGACTTGCAGTTGAATC encodes:
- a CDS encoding phage portal protein; this encodes MIAKASPPNPHAVPVAQRQTLAEAIEFLGVLSGLGAAAPNLFASDGNLWQQVGGAGASGGAFWAAYYWMSSIWFNRLQRYAARFAFMTNGYSAAAINELTTLALGEGFNYSSKNKTVQKQVETWIKLNDWHERSIEGFLNWLIDGEVFIRIDGQGESSTVSYIDPDLIYSSPTDRQDYFCGCIFGDTDTERPNSFRLWNKPFGDAGGEHEDVPAAQIQHRANRHFGQKRGFSWALPVLKDCFQADGLTGNLMGTAGVLSKFALIRQHQVPQGGAELMRAQIQADQAAYGPPIGQNGTPPIQPTESAERYPEGAIVDSSASTEYKTLDGVNYAQFGEALDMALRKISSHFFLPMGIFAQDKSERGSYAAEIASGSWNERNIKKFQDKWKRRDLALMAMCGIDVSEVDVTAPEIATPDKAAAVQEEDMMIRNKCRSRQTVCESHGGDWEQEKQRMLAEKKDLADLFEEPANELAAENRNTSEE